A genome region from Hippopotamus amphibius kiboko isolate mHipAmp2 chromosome 1, mHipAmp2.hap2, whole genome shotgun sequence includes the following:
- the LOC130860455 gene encoding T-cell immunoglobulin and mucin domain-containing protein 4-like, translated as MSKGPLILWLVIELGQLSLTPAASETVVRAFLGETVTLPCTHSSWYNRNSVCWGRGQCPNSKCNDELLYTDGMKTVSRKSPKYQLRGSIRRGEVSLTIFNTNEGDGGVYCCRIEVPGWFNDVKKNIRLELRGERMSRAHTTEMNGPNYWAV; from the exons ATGTCCAAAGGGCCTCTGATTCTCTGGCTGGTGATTGAGCTCGGGCAGCTTTCTCTGA CTCCAGCTGCATCCGAGACTGTCGTCAGAGCGTTTTTGGGTGAGACGGTGACTTTGCCCTGTACACACTCATCCTGGTATAACAGAAACAGTGTGTGCTGGGGCAGAGGCCAGTGTCCAAACTCCAAATGCAATGACGAGCTTCTCTACACTGATGGGATGAAGACGGTCTCAAGGAAGTCTCCAAAATACCAACTTCGGGGGAGTATCCGGAGAGGGGAGGTCTCCTTGACCATCTTCAACACCAACGAAGGTGACGGTGGTGTGTACTGCTGCCGCATAGAGGTGCCTGGCTGGTTCAACGATGTGAAGAAGAACATCCGCCTGGAGCTGAGGGGAG AAAGAATGTCACGGGCCCATACCACAGAGATGAATGGACCCAATTACTGGGCTGTCTGA
- the LOC130860458 gene encoding 60S ribosomal protein L22-like 1, translating to MAPKKDKKPKKSTWKFNLDLTHPVEDGIFDSGNFEQFLWEKVKVHGKSGNLANVIHIERFKNKITVVSEKQFSKMYLKYLSKRYLKKDNLHEWLCVVTSEKETYELHYF from the coding sequence ATGGCACCGAAGAAAGACAAGAAGCCTAAGAAGTCAACCTGGAAGTTTAATTTGGACCTTACTCATCCAGTAGAAGATGGAATTTTTGATTCTGGAAATTTCGAACAGTTTCTGTGGGAGAAGGTTAAGGTGCATGGAAAAAGTGGAAATCTTGCGAATGTCATTCACATTGAACGCTTCAAGAATAAAATCACAGTTGTTTCTGAGAAGCAGTtctctaaaatgtatttgaaataccTTAGCAAGAGATACCTTAAAAAGGACAATCTTCATGAATGGCTTTGTGTGGTTACATCTGAGAAGGAGACTTATGAACTTCACTACTTCTAG